A window of Vescimonas fastidiosa contains these coding sequences:
- a CDS encoding excisionase translates to MNNTDVPIWEKYTLTVEEASKYFRIGEKKLRKLAEENLDAGWVIVNGNRIQIKRKQFEKIIDTLDEI, encoded by the coding sequence ATGAACAATACTGATGTGCCTATTTGGGAAAAATATACGCTGACGGTTGAAGAAGCGTCCAAATACTTCCGCATTGGCGAAAAGAAATTGCGTAAATTAGCCGAAGAAAATCTTGACGCTGGCTGGGTTATCGTGAACGGCAACCGTATTCAGATTAAGCGAAAACAATTTGAAAAAATCATAGATACATTGGACGAAATCTAA
- a CDS encoding helix-turn-helix domain-containing protein yields MKQLFKKPSYYLISSAMDGNEKAIEKLLAFYDPYISKCCLRSLYDEYGNVYIVVDMELKGRIREALIKMILGFDIEDMDLEPEE; encoded by the coding sequence ATGAAACAGTTATTTAAGAAACCGTCTTATTACTTGATTTCATCAGCTATGGACGGAAACGAAAAAGCGATTGAAAAATTACTGGCATTTTATGACCCTTACATATCAAAGTGCTGTTTGCGTTCACTTTATGATGAATACGGCAATGTTTATATCGTTGTAGATATGGAATTAAAAGGACGTATCAGAGAAGCACTTATCAAAATGATTTTAGGTTTTGATATTGAAGATATGGACTTAGAACCAGAAGAATAA
- a CDS encoding DUF6512 family protein — translation MKNTRWQAWETIGLLWTLAAGNLLHFVYQWTGESTVAGLFAAVNESTWEHMKLLAVPWVLFSLVEYIALRTDGVAAPRAAGLLAGLAAIPTLFYTYKGIVGQGYMIVDILIFQVSVLLAFWVSRVLQKGRRLAGGAWTVAGLLVLLGIWAVFLLFTFQPPELAIFIDPVTGTRGIG, via the coding sequence ATGAAGAACACGCGCTGGCAGGCTTGGGAGACCATCGGCCTTTTATGGACGCTGGCAGCGGGAAACCTGCTGCATTTTGTATACCAATGGACGGGAGAAAGCACGGTAGCGGGGCTGTTCGCCGCGGTGAACGAATCCACCTGGGAGCATATGAAGCTGCTGGCGGTGCCGTGGGTCCTGTTTTCCCTGGTGGAGTATATCGCCCTGCGCACGGACGGAGTGGCCGCACCTCGGGCGGCGGGACTGCTGGCAGGGCTGGCGGCCATTCCGACACTGTTTTACACCTACAAGGGGATCGTGGGACAGGGGTACATGATCGTGGACATACTGATTTTTCAGGTGTCGGTGCTGCTGGCCTTTTGGGTGAGCCGGGTCCTGCAAAAGGGCAGGCGGCTGGCCGGAGGCGCCTGGACGGTGGCGGGGCTGCTGGTACTGCTTGGGATATGGGCGGTGTTTCTACTGTTTACCTTCCAGCCACCGGAGCTGGCGATATTTATAGACCCGGTGACGGGGACAAGGGGGATCGGATAA
- a CDS encoding TPM domain-containing protein, whose amino-acid sequence MKFFKSSAVALAVLILVVAAGSVYGLSRKPLEVQYHQWIVDDAGVLTESTVEMLHSYNQQWDSRYNAAIAVASVDSTHGWSGAKYAAMLGKQWGLGQNDMLLLMIEGKDYQVLYGNSVNSTITDTQESMLRRALDSDYYDGDYDQAALKFFRAADVVFAQLGQQ is encoded by the coding sequence ATGAAGTTTTTCAAAAGCAGCGCCGTGGCGCTGGCGGTGCTGATCCTGGTGGTGGCTGCCGGGTCTGTATACGGCCTCAGCCGCAAGCCCCTGGAGGTACAGTATCACCAATGGATCGTCGACGATGCCGGGGTACTGACGGAGTCCACCGTAGAAATGCTGCACAGCTACAACCAGCAGTGGGACAGCCGCTATAACGCCGCCATTGCCGTGGCTTCGGTGGACAGCACCCACGGGTGGTCCGGGGCAAAATATGCCGCTATGCTGGGCAAGCAATGGGGCCTGGGGCAGAATGATATGCTGCTGCTGATGATAGAGGGCAAGGACTACCAGGTGCTCTACGGAAACAGCGTAAACAGCACCATCACCGACACCCAGGAGTCTATGCTGCGCAGGGCTCTGGACAGCGACTACTACGACGGTGATTACGACCAGGCGGCGCTGAAGTTCTTCCGGGCGGCGGATGTGGTGTTCGCCCAGCTGGGACAGCAGTAA
- a CDS encoding toxic anion resistance protein translates to MTENMTPELTLNPTETDVAMPELTLEPNAPAQVEEKKIEPVALDDKLLTEQEKKAVDEFSKKIDITDTNMVLQYGAAAQKSVAGFSENALSNVRSKDLGEVGADLSELVVQLKGFGSGDEKKGLAGLFRKAGNKIESMKAQYGKVEANVDRIAQSLEQHQITLMKDIAMFDQMYELNLKYYKELTMYILAGKKRLEEVRAGQLEELRVKAEKTGLAEDAQAYNDMVNLCNRFEKKLHDLELTRMISVQMGPQTRLLQNNDTQMVEKIQSSLVNTIPLWKSQMVLALGMEHGRQATAAQNAVTEMTNELLKKNADALKMGTIATAKESERSIVDIETLQHTNQQLISTLDEVLAIQQEGAAKRKAAEAELGRIEGELKQKLMELHK, encoded by the coding sequence ATGACTGAGAACATGACCCCTGAGCTGACCCTGAATCCCACGGAAACGGATGTAGCTATGCCCGAGCTGACCCTGGAGCCCAACGCCCCCGCCCAGGTGGAGGAGAAGAAAATCGAGCCCGTAGCGCTGGACGACAAGCTGCTCACCGAGCAGGAAAAGAAGGCCGTGGACGAATTCTCCAAGAAGATCGACATTACCGACACCAACATGGTCCTGCAGTACGGCGCCGCCGCCCAGAAGAGTGTGGCCGGCTTCTCCGAGAACGCCCTGAGCAATGTGCGCAGCAAGGACCTGGGCGAGGTGGGCGCTGACCTCAGCGAGCTGGTGGTGCAGCTGAAGGGCTTCGGCTCCGGCGACGAGAAGAAGGGTCTGGCAGGTCTTTTCCGCAAGGCCGGCAATAAAATCGAGAGCATGAAGGCCCAGTACGGCAAGGTGGAGGCCAATGTGGACCGCATTGCCCAGTCCCTGGAGCAGCATCAGATCACGCTGATGAAGGACATTGCCATGTTCGATCAGATGTATGAGCTGAACCTGAAATATTATAAGGAACTGACCATGTACATTCTGGCCGGCAAGAAGCGGCTGGAGGAGGTGCGCGCAGGCCAGCTGGAGGAGCTGCGCGTCAAGGCGGAGAAAACCGGCCTGGCCGAGGATGCCCAGGCCTATAACGACATGGTGAACCTGTGCAACCGCTTTGAAAAGAAGCTCCACGACCTGGAGCTGACCCGGATGATCTCCGTGCAGATGGGCCCCCAGACCCGGCTGCTGCAGAACAATGACACCCAGATGGTGGAGAAGATCCAGTCCTCCCTGGTGAACACCATCCCCCTGTGGAAGAGCCAGATGGTGCTGGCCCTGGGCATGGAGCATGGCCGCCAGGCTACCGCCGCCCAGAACGCCGTCACCGAGATGACCAATGAACTGCTCAAGAAGAACGCCGATGCGCTGAAGATGGGCACCATCGCCACGGCCAAGGAGTCCGAGCGGTCTATTGTGGACATTGAGACCCTGCAGCACACCAATCAGCAGCTCATTTCCACCCTGGACGAGGTGCTGGCCATTCAGCAGGAGGGCGCTGCCAAGCGCAAGGCCGCCGAGGCAGAGCTGGGCCGTATCGAGGGCGAGCTGAAGCAGAAGCTCATGGAGCTGCACAAGTAA
- a CDS encoding alpha-hydroxy-acid oxidizing protein, with the protein MDYNEILQSARTCMGPYCKACPVCNGRACGNTIPGPGSKGLGVTFQRNYQKWQEICVQMDTICENRPADTSFDFFGKKLRLPVLAAPVGAMKMHYGDKYDDAAYNDLLVSACRDAGILACTGDGMDAAVMEGALRAIHHADGCGVPTVKPWDKDTIFAKLTQARKADPVAVAMDIDAAGLPFLKNHMPPAGSKTVEELREIIEYAQKPFILKGIMTPAGARKALEAGAAGIVVSNHGGRVLDQCPATAEVLPAIVEAVAGRMKIFVDGGIRTGLDVFKALALGADGVLIGRPFVTMVYGGGAEGVRVYADKLQSELQDAMQMCGVHTLKEITRDQILRP; encoded by the coding sequence ATGGATTATAATGAGATTCTGCAATCGGCCCGTACCTGCATGGGCCCCTACTGTAAGGCCTGCCCCGTGTGCAATGGTCGGGCCTGCGGCAACACCATCCCCGGTCCCGGCTCCAAGGGCCTGGGCGTGACCTTCCAGCGCAACTATCAGAAGTGGCAGGAGATTTGCGTGCAGATGGACACCATCTGCGAAAATCGTCCCGCCGATACCTCCTTTGACTTCTTCGGCAAGAAGCTGCGCCTGCCCGTTCTGGCCGCCCCCGTAGGCGCCATGAAGATGCACTATGGCGATAAGTACGACGATGCCGCCTATAACGATCTTCTGGTCTCCGCCTGCCGTGACGCGGGCATTCTGGCCTGCACCGGCGACGGCATGGACGCCGCCGTCATGGAGGGGGCCCTCCGGGCTATCCATCACGCCGACGGCTGCGGCGTTCCCACCGTGAAGCCCTGGGATAAGGATACTATTTTTGCCAAGCTCACCCAGGCTCGTAAAGCCGACCCTGTGGCTGTGGCCATGGACATCGACGCTGCGGGCCTGCCGTTCCTTAAAAACCATATGCCCCCCGCCGGCAGCAAGACGGTGGAGGAGCTGCGGGAGATCATCGAGTATGCGCAAAAGCCCTTTATTCTGAAGGGGATTATGACCCCCGCCGGAGCCCGTAAGGCCCTGGAGGCCGGCGCCGCCGGTATCGTGGTGTCCAACCACGGCGGCCGGGTGCTGGACCAGTGCCCCGCCACGGCAGAGGTCCTGCCCGCTATCGTCGAGGCCGTAGCGGGCCGTATGAAGATCTTCGTAGACGGCGGCATCCGCACGGGCCTGGATGTATTCAAGGCCCTGGCCCTGGGTGCCGATGGCGTGCTTATCGGCCGTCCCTTCGTCACCATGGTTTACGGCGGCGGCGCAGAGGGCGTGCGTGTCTATGCGGACAAGCTCCAAAGCGAGCTGCAGGACGCCATGCAAATGTGCGGTGTCCACACCCTGAAGGAGATTACCCGGGACCAGATCCTCCGTCCCTAA
- a CDS encoding sodium/proline symporter, whose protein sequence is MKISEIVVFIVYLVFMLSIGIYFFFKNRDGGEKTYFLGGRQMGPWVTALSAGASDMSAWVLMGLPTSIYALGLGQVWISVGLAIGYTISWLAEAPRLRRFSIVANDSITIPQYLTNRFLSKSKALQIICAVIFLVAYTVYAASSVKACGTLFNTVIGMDETAAMYLASLIIIAYTFLGGFSAVCWTDFFQGMLMLGALLIAPIFALFMLQGAGVHPVDTPNYFNAFSSWKDIVSGLGWGLGYFGMPHIIIRFMCLESQKSLKKSAKIGISWTVLIVIFAAAVGIIGRLFLGYDESINGHSLVFITMVRKIFPGVISGLLLSAVLAASMSTADSQLLMAASAFASDVYKPVFRKGKASDKEMMWAGRIVVLIISVVALLIASNPDSGSIMSLVSNAWGVFGAAFGPVILLSLFWKRFTFAGAVAGIVVGAAVDGLWLAFLSGTGIYEIIPAFAASMVAAIVASLLSKKPSAEVEALFDKALQPEEN, encoded by the coding sequence ATGAAAATCAGTGAAATCGTTGTATTTATAGTTTATTTGGTATTTATGCTGTCCATCGGCATCTATTTCTTCTTTAAGAATCGCGATGGCGGCGAGAAAACCTATTTCCTGGGCGGCCGGCAGATGGGTCCCTGGGTCACGGCGCTGTCGGCCGGCGCCTCCGATATGAGCGCCTGGGTGCTCATGGGCCTGCCCACCTCCATTTACGCCCTGGGTCTGGGCCAGGTATGGATCTCCGTGGGTCTGGCCATCGGCTACACCATCAGCTGGCTCGCCGAGGCCCCCCGGCTGCGGCGGTTCTCCATCGTGGCCAACGACTCCATCACCATTCCCCAGTATCTGACCAACCGCTTCCTCTCCAAGTCCAAGGCCCTGCAGATCATCTGCGCGGTGATCTTCCTGGTGGCCTATACCGTGTACGCCGCCTCCAGCGTGAAGGCCTGCGGCACCCTGTTTAACACCGTTATCGGTATGGACGAGACGGCGGCTATGTATCTGGCCTCCCTCATTATCATTGCCTATACCTTCCTGGGCGGCTTCTCCGCCGTCTGCTGGACGGACTTCTTCCAGGGCATGCTGATGCTGGGCGCGCTGCTCATTGCACCGATTTTTGCCCTGTTCATGCTCCAGGGCGCGGGCGTTCACCCGGTAGACACCCCCAACTATTTTAATGCCTTCAGCAGCTGGAAGGACATCGTCTCCGGCCTGGGCTGGGGCCTGGGCTACTTCGGTATGCCCCACATTATCATTCGCTTCATGTGCCTGGAGTCCCAGAAGAGCCTGAAGAAGTCCGCCAAGATCGGCATTTCCTGGACGGTTCTGATCGTCATCTTTGCCGCGGCGGTAGGTATCATCGGCCGTCTGTTCCTGGGCTATGACGAGTCCATCAACGGTCACTCCCTGGTGTTTATCACCATGGTGCGCAAGATCTTCCCGGGTGTCATTTCCGGTCTGCTGCTGTCGGCGGTGCTGGCTGCGTCTATGTCCACGGCGGACTCCCAGCTGCTTATGGCTGCCAGCGCTTTTGCCAGCGATGTGTATAAGCCCGTTTTCCGCAAGGGCAAGGCCAGCGACAAGGAGATGATGTGGGCCGGGCGTATTGTGGTGCTGATCATTTCCGTGGTGGCTCTGCTTATCGCCTCCAACCCCGACTCCGGCAGCATTATGTCTCTGGTGTCCAATGCCTGGGGCGTGTTCGGCGCGGCCTTTGGCCCGGTCATCCTGCTGAGCCTGTTCTGGAAGCGGTTCACCTTTGCAGGCGCCGTGGCCGGTATCGTTGTGGGTGCGGCTGTGGACGGCCTGTGGCTGGCGTTCCTGTCCGGCACTGGGATCTATGAGATCATCCCCGCCTTCGCCGCCAGCATGGTCGCGGCTATTGTGGCTTCCCTGCTGAGCAAGAAGCCCAGCGCGGAGGTAGAGGCGCTGTTTGACAAGGCGCTGCAGCCGGAGGAAAACTAA
- a CDS encoding ferredoxin-thioredoxin reductase catalytic domain-containing protein gives MKVRLNSDPEVVQSIREGLQRTGGYCPCRLQRTPENKCMCKEFKEQIADPNFEGYCHCRLYYKEK, from the coding sequence ATGAAAGTACGACTCAATTCGGATCCGGAGGTAGTGCAGTCCATCCGGGAGGGACTGCAGCGCACAGGTGGGTATTGTCCGTGTCGGTTACAGCGGACACCGGAAAACAAATGTATGTGCAAGGAGTTTAAGGAGCAGATCGCAGACCCGAATTTCGAGGGGTACTGCCACTGCCGGTTGTATTATAAGGAAAAATAA
- a CDS encoding ATP-binding cassette domain-containing protein: MNRAGIARTFQNIRLFGDLTVAENLMVAMNDSMRYGLVGSILHFPRFAREEHIARERAEELLESDTIRKAYLGG; the protein is encoded by the coding sequence GTGAATAGGGCCGGCATCGCCCGGACCTTTCAGAATATCCGTCTGTTCGGCGACCTGACCGTGGCGGAAAACCTGATGGTGGCCATGAACGACTCCATGCGCTACGGCCTGGTGGGGAGCATACTGCACTTTCCCCGGTTCGCCCGGGAGGAGCATATCGCCCGGGAGCGGGCGGAGGAGCTGCTGGAGAGCGACACCATCCGCAAGGCCTATCTGGGCGGATAA
- a CDS encoding 5-bromo-4-chloroindolyl phosphate hydrolysis family protein, giving the protein MKKTIVHRSAAPFYTAAAAWAVYALAFPLYKVGHFVIAAVVTLAVFFVSRCIWKDKKEVIEVEPEPVRTGNEALDKMIADGQLALKEMRRLDDAIDDEVISGQIRQLEELSKKIFEVVQQKPEKLPQIRKFMGYYLPTTLKLLNAYHRMDSQGVSGGNIGGTMERVENIMGTIVTAFERQLDALFGAEALDISTDITVLENMMAREGLAEDAVHHTVNEEKDSKTEPTDGGIQLEL; this is encoded by the coding sequence ATGAAAAAAACGATCGTGCATAGGTCGGCGGCACCGTTTTACACGGCGGCGGCAGCGTGGGCCGTGTATGCGCTGGCATTCCCGCTCTATAAGGTGGGGCATTTTGTCATCGCGGCGGTGGTGACGCTGGCGGTGTTTTTCGTCAGCCGCTGCATCTGGAAGGACAAAAAGGAAGTCATCGAGGTGGAGCCGGAGCCGGTACGCACCGGCAACGAGGCTCTGGACAAGATGATTGCCGACGGACAGCTTGCGCTGAAGGAAATGCGGCGGCTGGATGACGCCATTGACGACGAGGTTATCAGCGGCCAGATCCGCCAGCTGGAGGAGCTGAGCAAGAAAATCTTCGAGGTGGTGCAGCAGAAGCCTGAGAAGCTGCCGCAGATCCGCAAATTCATGGGCTACTACCTGCCCACCACCCTGAAGCTGCTCAATGCCTACCACCGCATGGACAGCCAGGGCGTTTCCGGCGGCAACATCGGCGGCACCATGGAGCGGGTGGAGAACATCATGGGCACCATTGTCACCGCCTTTGAGCGGCAGCTGGACGCTCTATTCGGCGCCGAAGCCCTGGATATTTCCACGGACATCACCGTGCTGGAGAACATGATGGCCCGGGAGGGCCTGGCGGAGGACGCCGTTCACCACACCGTAAATGAAGAAAAAGATAGCAAAACGGAGCCGACCGATGGCGGCATCCAACTGGAACTATAA
- a CDS encoding RNA polymerase sigma factor encodes MKPSDFQKTVQCRFESCLKKVVRSVVKDYYKELNRRKNKEISFSELPDVLVDKMAVWDDYETDYTIFSVCGIDIRVLDDELAEALKKLPERKRNTLLMYYFLEMTESEIANLQKITQSGVFRNRHHALETMKKILKEEH; translated from the coding sequence ATGAAACCGTCTGACTTCCAGAAAACAGTTCAATGTCGTTTTGAAAGTTGTTTAAAGAAAGTTGTCCGTAGTGTCGTGAAAGATTATTACAAGGAATTAAACCGTCGTAAGAATAAAGAAATATCTTTCAGCGAATTGCCAGATGTCCTTGTTGATAAAATGGCTGTTTGGGACGACTACGAAACAGATTATACAATCTTTTCAGTATGTGGCATTGATATTCGTGTCCTTGATGATGAATTGGCAGAAGCCTTGAAGAAACTTCCAGAAAGAAAACGCAATACTCTGTTGATGTATTACTTCTTGGAAATGACAGAAAGTGAAATTGCCAACTTGCAGAAAATCACGCAAAGCGGTGTATTTAGAAACCGACATCACGCTTTGGAAACTATGAAAAAAATACTCAAGGAGGAACATTAG
- a CDS encoding stage V sporulation T C-terminal domain-containing protein: MKATGIVRRIDDLGRVVIPKEIRRTMRIREGDPLEIFTTRDGEVIFKKYSLIGGLEDFAAQLCDILARATDFTAVITDRDSVIAAAGPCKRELIDRAVSPQMEQLMEKRSIYQQGRGDAALPVCADNLHTHAATAAPILCQGDVLGLVLFAAEEGRYPGESEYKLAQTVSAFLGRHMEN, from the coding sequence ATGAAAGCAACCGGAATCGTGCGCCGCATCGACGACCTTGGCCGCGTGGTGATCCCCAAAGAGATCCGCCGTACCATGCGTATCCGCGAGGGCGACCCCCTGGAGATATTCACTACCCGTGACGGCGAGGTCATTTTTAAGAAGTATTCCCTTATCGGCGGTCTGGAGGATTTTGCGGCCCAGCTCTGCGATATCCTGGCCCGGGCCACGGATTTCACCGCCGTCATCACCGACCGGGACAGCGTCATCGCCGCCGCAGGCCCCTGCAAGCGGGAGCTTATAGACCGGGCTGTTTCTCCCCAAATGGAGCAGCTTATGGAAAAGCGCAGTATCTATCAGCAGGGCAGGGGAGACGCCGCCCTGCCCGTCTGCGCCGATAACCTGCACACCCATGCCGCTACCGCCGCCCCCATCCTCTGCCAGGGCGATGTGCTGGGTCTGGTGCTTTTCGCCGCTGAAGAAGGGCGATACCCCGGCGAAAGCGAATATAAGCTGGCCCAAACCGTCTCTGCCTTCCTGGGCCGCCACATGGAAAATTGA
- a CDS encoding site-specific integrase — translation MSNVKRKDSKNRNLRNGESQRKDGRYVYKYTDIYGKPQFIYSWKLVPTDKTPAGKRDDISLREKETQIKKDLNDGIDTAGGKMTVCQLYDKKNSQRKNIKRATEKGRQYLMNALKNDPLGMRAIDTVKQSDAKEWAIRMSEKGYAYKTIDNYKRSLKASFYMAIQDDCIRKNPFEFKLSDVLEDDTEQKVILTPEQEERLLAFMEKDKIYSKYYDEVVLLLETGLRISEFCGLTTHIDMQNRILNIDHQLLKDSEIGYYIETPKTKNGKRELPLTERAYQAIQRILKNRGKAQPLIVGGYSNFLFLNREGLPKVAGNYEGMVRGLIKKYNKYHTDKLPNITPHSFRHTYCTNMANRGMNPNTLQYLMGHANITMTLGYYAHGTFQSAKAELERLAC, via the coding sequence ATGTCTAATGTAAAACGAAAAGACAGTAAAAATCGCAATTTGCGTAATGGAGAGAGCCAGCGAAAAGACGGAAGATACGTTTATAAATATACCGATATATACGGAAAGCCACAATTTATCTATTCTTGGAAACTTGTACCGACAGACAAGACACCTGCTGGAAAGCGTGATGATATATCGTTGAGGGAAAAAGAAACACAGATTAAAAAAGACCTTAACGACGGTATCGATACAGCAGGCGGTAAAATGACAGTCTGCCAGCTCTACGACAAGAAGAACAGCCAAAGAAAGAACATCAAGAGGGCTACTGAAAAAGGACGACAGTATCTTATGAACGCTCTGAAAAATGACCCATTGGGTATGAGGGCGATTGATACTGTTAAGCAGTCGGACGCTAAAGAATGGGCTATCAGAATGAGCGAAAAAGGATACGCCTATAAAACGATTGATAACTACAAGCGTTCCTTGAAAGCGTCATTTTACATGGCGATACAAGACGACTGTATCAGAAAGAACCCGTTTGAATTTAAGCTAAGTGATGTTCTGGAAGATGATACGGAGCAGAAAGTTATCCTTACACCAGAGCAGGAAGAACGCCTGCTTGCCTTTATGGAAAAGGATAAGATTTACAGCAAGTATTATGATGAGGTTGTGCTTCTGCTGGAAACGGGACTTCGTATTTCTGAATTTTGCGGACTAACGACGCATATTGATATGCAGAACAGAATACTCAATATAGACCACCAGTTATTGAAAGACAGCGAAATCGGCTACTATATTGAAACGCCAAAGACCAAAAACGGAAAACGAGAACTTCCATTGACAGAACGGGCTTATCAAGCAATCCAAAGAATACTAAAGAACAGAGGAAAGGCACAACCGTTGATTGTAGGTGGTTATAGCAATTTCCTATTCTTGAACCGTGAGGGCTTACCTAAAGTTGCAGGAAACTATGAGGGCATGGTGCGAGGACTAATTAAGAAGTATAACAAGTATCACACGGACAAGTTACCGAACATCACACCACATTCATTCCGACATACTTACTGTACGAATATGGCAAACAGAGGAATGAACCCAAACACCCTGCAATATCTTATGGGACACGCTAACATAACCATGACACTTGGCTATTATGCACACGGTACATTTCAATCTGCAAAAGCAGAACTGGAAAGACTGGCTTGTTAA